atatgcatttttttttaacagtgtaGACAAAAATATTCATACCATTGTCAAAAACttatttattttacaagtttttttttttaattgtccgTTATACCTAGGATTGTACAACGTATGTATACGTAgtcttacaatatatatatatatatatataagtgcctataaatagcagcacatgacatacaaatctaagggagtgtggattaatcagtacagagattaattcaattacacaaataaaattatagattgcctaacaacgtaattttaacacactatttagtatgtaaatataagaatgtttaaaatatttacaaaatgatgaaaataaacgcaatatttcgctagaccaactagctttatcaagcgtgcatctatccaggtgaaatgtagatgataagaaacttttatCATCTacatttcacctggatagatgcacgcttgataaagctagttggtctagcgaaatattgcgtttattttcatcattttgtaaatattttaaacattcttatatttacatactaaatagtgtgttaaaattacgttgttaggcaatctatatatatatatatatatatatatatatatatatatatatatatcatacgcTTTTGAAGGTCCATATCGGATTTTTCAATCGGAAATTATTTTACTGTCAAATTCTAACCTCTAATTTTTTTACTAGTAAAATCGACAATGTAATAATTGTATCTATACATTCTTTTAGTAACGTCTGTAAGGGAAATACCCTACATAACAGCTCATCATGGAGAAAATggacaggaaatttataaaatgaagcTATCATTTCCAAATATCAAAGTACATAAAGTAGGTACATTTTTCTACAATGTAAATATAGTTTAACTTCATGCAAATGAATGATGTGTTTGTCTTCGGCGGTTCGTGTATTTATCAGTTTaatggtgtgagccaaggctccgtgttgaagaccatactttgacctaaaatggtttttcttttaacaaTTGCCATTATTTGTGATGCATTTTCCATAATTAAGTTACCAGAAGTGTTCTgtagtttaatttttttgaagagtaaataaagtaaaaaatattgTAGCAGTTAACCTTTACAAGAAAACGTTTTGGAGCGTTGTAATACAGCCATAAAAGTATATGCTCATGCGGCATAAGTTGGTCTTTTGAAAACAAACCCctcttttttcattttatgtgAAAGACAAATTTGTGATGACTATTTTGTAACTGCATTGGATATATTTTCATcactttttaaaaacttgaactaaatgttttcttaaacataaatagataagctttcgattgaaaACGATCCCTTATCTGCATCATACAGTTAGGAGTCGTCTAAGATTATTCCGAGTACACACTTTTGAAAAGAAAGTTGCTGGTAGAATGTAATCAAACAGATAACAAATTTCggcatatttattttcaaaaacgcaATAGGATATTAATAATGAATATGTGATTCATCAACAGTTTGTAATGAACAAGATATCTATTAAAATTATATTGTGTAGCACAGAGTTTTGCTTGTTTTCTTATTCCACATTCACTTGTCGCCGACAAAATATAatcaacatttaaataaattgattttgGCAAGTTGTTATTAAAGATagttagattcgagcgtcactgatgagtcttttgtacagacgaaacgcgcgtctggcgtatatataaaatttagtcctggtatctatgatgagtttatttagggAAGGGAAAATATcttcttttaaatgtatttagaTTGGGCaatgccttttttatttttttattgtccaTATATAGTTGTTATAATTTTGACATAATAAGTAAAGCGCATTGTTTTGTATATACTTTAAAAGACAAAGgcagatgtgatatgattgccaatgagacaactctccaaaaaagaccaaaatgacacaaacattaacaactaaatTTCTAACAGTTTTTTTGTGGATCGACTAACACATTTTAATGCAAACTTTTCTATGTATATAAAGAGTAAGTGCATACATTAATCTTCTTTTAAAGCCCGACCAATATATTTGCTACACAAGATATTTGGCAGAACTTGATGAAGTATATGTCTGtaagtattttgaaaaatataagtgGTATGAATTCAATGTtgagaatatttttaattatGCCACAGACATGATTGACTGCTATCCTATTTTAGACATAAGTAAATCTGTATTCAGTTCCCACACATTAAATATGTTCACCTATGAAACATATTCATGTTGATGCTTGCCACCTTACAATAAATACATCAGATGTACCAGAGAACACAAGTTTCGGTagccaaacaatacaaattaAGAGAAGAAACCATTGCTGTCTTGAGATACTGTCAACTTTACTTGAAAGGATTGCAACCTTAGTTTTCTTTAAATTAGAAATCCTGCGGATATTGGCCCTTGTGTCCTCTTTCTTATTTATATCCTGCGACCAAGTGTCAGTAGACATTCAAATAAACTGCCAAAATTTAAAtaggcactagctacgagatacacacacatatacatatgatttattttgttcaatcaataatgaaagtgaaatgtTGAAAGATAATAGGCCCTTAAAAGCTAATATGATTCAGTtatgtcaaaataagctaagaaacaacGAGGATgaataattcacttgcaagtgaatacttCGTCCTCATTGACTCTGCATGCATGTGGCCTTCAAATTTAATTCATAAGCTAGAGATAAGTTACACGTGAATTACGCgtgtattaaaatgaaaaaaagatgttAACATTGAAAGAAAGTGAAAGAAAgataaaattttttttaaatttgttaattcGACCCACAAACACTCTTTCATATACAGTTAAAAACGTAGATTAATACTATTTTTAAGCATAATATACCTAATTGAACAGACTTATAAAATCCAATTGCATAAGTTTGCTATCTATTGATACCTATagcataaaaaaaagatgtggtatgattgccaatgagacaactgttcacaacagaccaaaatgacaaagacattaacaactatatgtctcCGTACGACCttcagcaaagcccataccacatacaCGGTgagtatggttgtcctgcgagagaacgttctgtgctggtgattcggtcctgacgggtgctggtgatcaatgaaaaaatgtaaacaaagacgaaaatgatgatttttgacgttttcactcataaaaaatggaagaaaacagttgagatttttcaattttgtttcttatgggttcatatgtaaaccattaaaaagttgaccctctaaactgtttcagtaagcgtaacacaaaaatgctcattttcagaaaatctagaactgaaaaaataaaacaaaaatgttcataGAGTCagtttctataccgcaatccacacgacaaaactattttgtgaaaaaaccattgcaatttattaaaatttagcattttctcaatttattcatgtcctgttactgtgctggtgggtcctgatacggtgctggtgattttggataagaagttggtcatatttgaaacaaatgttaaaaaaatcaataaaattgggcagataattgttgtcaataggatctatgactcctattttagctcttgtgcatccatttggctgtttaatatgtgttttcaaatgatcgtaacttgtattacataattacataaaagggcaacatctttcgtccaatatcagatattaaacaaaaggctgcaactggtatttttgtatttaaaatgattcgttgtaacgagaatatgtgtgatgaatggaaactgtgagggtcaaaatcttaaattgcttataaatgttgctggacccagtttcgttatctgatctgaattttttgaaatgtgcaaggtagatagacattggccttttgattttttttactcggtaagttttgccctaattggttgaagattttcaatattaaagccgattttaatgagtgtgtagacaaagggaatatctttgattatcttgcttgctgaacagaaaagtcattgttaggttatgtaaactaccctactttaagagtagactagtccgacaaatgacacatctttatgtctgtaggaccaggctacttcgaaaggagggtagtataccttacctaacaatgacttcacggtttagctaacaagcaagctaaccaaagatattacccctgcctacatactcaatggaatcggctgtaactaaaaactcgaatacattttaacagacagtggtcatgtttgttgatgaatattgtttttcctagattcactcttgaaaaatcatttggtaacatttggtcaagtaatttcagattatatctttttgtaattgcggacgccaagacaatacatgaacctcacacgacccctcgacacaggtgagcttatatgtgatcttatagcgattggggttgataaccagttgaaagtaaaccagttttgtgtgtgtgtgtgtgtattgttttaaactgttatgaccttttaaagttaaatgtaggtgtttaatctaagaatttcttttttaaacttatatacttgttttatactcaattggtagtacgAAGCTACGAGGTATTTTAAttttcgaaattgacatattccaGTCTGCCCTTTcctaaaatagtgattttttttagtattctatcgaacttttaaaatacaacttttaaatcttacgggaaactattccaagcttaaaactttcactgtaacctcgctctaacttatccccccccccaaaaaaaaaccaaacaaacaaacccgcatcactattgtcattcttatagtcatcactaaattgttcacaaacaaatgtgttttaagctgctaaagacatatgattcaaacgctcagaaagtcttttgttctatatttttgctctccatttttatgcaaaaccttttacatttttatttcatgggttattgttgaaggtcgtacgatgacgtatggttgttaacacatacttcctttggtttcttatggaaatttgtccattgacaacaaacataccacatcatctactttatataagtattgtataaattacaacgtattttggtgatcttgcaaaaaatgatcgtaatcccgaaaatcgtaaacatattttcttatcttaaaaggggacaAGAAgagttccattaacaggccaataaataagattacagttaattaaaaaaaaaagggggtattttttctctcataataacagtaaacagattcacaacaatgtcaatttcaagaaagcagacaacagttaattagtcaatatcagtacagcatcaatgatcttgaatatatgccacttttaacaaaaatataaagacacagaaccaggacataggagcacagaaccaggaccgtttttcttatcaccagcacagcgtcaggacaattccgtttaacgaacttgcacgacttttgcaatataatattgttgtaatatactttgcatggtacttatgacgcatcagagaaaaattaagcaacaaaacagtcgttttattgccgttctgatacaatgtaaacaaacccaccagcacagaatcaggacccaccagcacctgacaggaccaaatcaccagcacagaacgttctctcgcaggacaaccatacccaccgtgacatagtcagctataaaaggccccgataaaacaatgtaaaacaattcaaacgagaaaactaacgaccttatttatataaaaaaaatgcatataaccttgttaattgtttattttatcctttttataatttgaatatacgttttgtatgttataaatcaaatatgagagtTAAAGTCAATCGGTAAacacgaatttgacagctaaatatatattctttattttttatcaatttcagtGAGCACCTTAATTGAAATTAATCACGAATTTGTACATCATGCTGATTTAAGTTTTTGTGAAGAACCTGAAGATTTTGCAAGTCATCGACCATGGTAAGAATAACTtgtttaaatatcataaaaaaattgaGTGGATTTCGAAAGGACTGTGAACGGATGACCGGAGAAAATGTTATTGTTCTTGGTAAAACTATCGTCCTGAACAGGcagtaatatttgccactggattttAAGGAACCCATAATGTATCATGTATTGTGAAACCACTAAAAAGTCATTGCTCTATGGAAACACTTCctctcatatttgaaacaaatttaaaaatcgaATTTGTTTTCATCAAATAATGCATTCTCTTTTAAAATACACGATTTGTGTTATGTACATACACTATCTGAATGAGCACAAATATTGCACGAGCTTAGAAGTACAATTGATTATATACGATGTTTTTTTGATACATGTAAGCAATAACAATTTAATAGCAAATATTTTTGAAGAGAAGAAAAACAACATAACCACCTAAAGATGTCTAAGAAGTTGTAATTTTCAAGCGATATTAAACTATATGTAATTACGCTTTAATgtttgaatataatattttttttattaatttatacaacataaaaatttgaatataagTAAACGACAATTACATAATCTTAAAATGAATAAGCATAATTCAATTGttcgaaagaaaaaagaaaaacgtaTTACGTTATCAATTAGTTATCCATTGCTTTACAACCTTTTAACGTACGTAATGAAATATTACACAGAATAGACTACTATTCTGTCAACAGCGCCTATCAGATTGTACATGAATTGTTTTCACAAAACAAAACCCTCTTATGACTTGTTATATACATTATTGTAGGGAATGTTCAAGGAGTAGGAAATACTGTAAAGGAGGTGCAGTGGGCGTTTATTTTTTTGATGCGTACTACAGATCCGAAGTTGGTAAAATGATTTATCCTAAAGGTAAAAGCCTAACTCCGGAAACAGCAACGACGTTGTTTTTCTAAACTGTCATTAAGTCAACGTAGCGTAAACACAGGAATTCACTTTTGTCCTGTCATCAGCCAATAATTGtattgcatttcctatcatgattttcttgatagatggttgctgcttacaaggaagctattaaaccaagacttccaaatggtgaagttgaaatcatcgcttcataaattttacggacgccatcacgagttggttgaccgttacagAATAACGGTTTCACAAAAGATATCGGATATGCAATCCcattcccttttatgaatgtgacctaccgaattagaatatttaccagatttgttataacatgagtaacgcgacgggtgccacaagtggagcaggatctgcttacccttccggagcacctgagatcgcccctagtttgtggtggggttcgtgttacttattctttagttttctatgttgtgtcatgtgtactattgtttgccagtttgtctttttcttttttagccatagcgttgttagtttgttttcgatttatgaaattgactgtccctctggtatctttcgtccctctacTGTACAAATAATAGCTTTACAAATAAGTACCGGTACATATGAAGTTTCCTGTTATCCCGCTTCCATATTGAGCAAGCGGTAATCTGAATATTTCATTTTCGTTTACAGTATGTCGATTTCTAGGAAAAATATgagaaaattatatttaattagattttaacAAGTAGACTTTAACGTGTTGGGTGTATAATTCAGGATAAACACAATACTAGTATGTCTACAGTATCGGGAAATATAACATTCATGTGTACTCGCTTGTATCTAATGCTTTACTCTTGAGCCATGTTGCTATAACACTGATTCAGCCAAGCTACACTGACCTGAACACGGACATTTAAAAGGGCAACACATAAGGAcgactgaaatataaaaaaaagaaaaaaacatgaagaCAGATTTTAAAAGCGGATTTCTTCGATAAAAATGTGAGTCTATTTTAAGATCGAAGAAATGAATCATATTGGATCTAAATTCTTGTATTATAGAATTAGTTACCCTTTCAGACAATGGTGTTATGTATCTgttatcattatcatgattatggctAGAAATGTTTTTCTAATAATGTATAAAGCTCTAACGTCAAAAAAAagagcaaaagataccagagggatagtcaaactcataaatcgaaaatacactgacaacatcatggctaaacaataaaatgacaaatagggaaataatagaacacatgacacagcatagaaaactaaagacacgAACCTCACCAGAAACTAGAGGTGTTCAAATTACTGCTCTTTTGAACCTTTCATAATTAGTGTAATTTTGCACCTTTCATAATTTGTGTGATAACTTTGATTATTGATgacaatacatttatatattgactcagttgttttctgtttatacatatttttatcgGTTCAATTGaatttatgtttatctttttttttaatttagtttataGTGCACATTTTATTTTAGATGTATCACTTAAAATCGGATTTTCCACAATAATGAGGCATATTAATTTTGAGATGCACACTAAAGCAGCAGTAACTGGTATGGAAATGATTTTTAAGATATTTGTGTATGgtttttcaaaacaaatcattCGAATATCTGCAGAaagatctataaaaaaaaatttaaacgaaaTAAACATCAGTCTACTAAAACGATACTATATTTTATTTAGAACTTTACCATTTTAGCTAATAATTGTATGTTATGAATGATTGATTTACAGACACCTgttaaatcttttatatattaataacaCCTATTTTTCTGATGATTCGAAATCAGCGGAGGGATCCGAACCCTGATAAGTCATTACACAAAACATACAAATGGTTGGTAGTTAACTTTGGATCTGATTCCCTAGAAGTGGATTAAGAGGGGGAATTCGGTAGCTTAAATATGGAAcaactgaagcatgaccggagcagACCCTCTCTAAGGCAGTCAGTTTGCCCCACTTAAGAAAAtttatggatccgccactgacgaCGCACAATCCTCTGTGGTTGGAATTGAATATGAATTTTACTGTGTATGAAACGTGAACAGTTAATCTAAACAACTGAATAATGATACAAATCTTAGGTATAATGAATGATATATGATTTAAAATGTTTgatcaattatcatttttatttcagaagTTCAATATCCATTAATCAATGTTACGTTAACATTCATTAAAACTCCGTAAGTATTTCTAATCCCATTTTAGTTTAAGTCATATAATCAACCTGCGCATCTGACGAATTTGTTTCTTTTCAAACCcatttttataacataaaaataaaaagatgcgaTATGATTGTCAATAGACCATACGCATTGTCTACTAGAAACCAAATGAAGTAGAATTTatcaactaaaggtcactgtaaggccttcagtaatgagcaaaaaacaaaaaaatcaatatgatACGTTCGTATGTAATTTGTTTAAATGAATCATAAATCCAGTGATTAAACATGATGCAAAATCGAATTTCTGAATGTTTCTTGGCTCTATTAACTTTTGATTGTTAACAAAAAAGTTTCAGGATGGATtgttatacattttaacaattttataactTAAATGTATACGTATATTTGTCTATCCTTTAGAACAAAATACAACTTCCAAAGTCATTTACTGTTGACTGACGGATTTATTCCCGCCAACAAAGAAAAGGGTATGGTTTATTTATCGTCtgaatttctttttcttattggttacatttttttctttgctGTTAGTATTCATTTATTTGTGTCTATTATTGCTACagtgttttgtttacttttatgtAATTGTATTCGTGTTAATGTCAACcagttcagtttcttgtataAACTACCGGAGCACTTCCTTATGGTATTTGAACATTATGTTCAACTGTTACATAAAAGTTACAATAAAAGTACCCTTTTGCATGAAagaatgtatttaaaaatattcaaaactgtTATCATAGACCATATATTTGTGCTTATTAAAACCCATCAAAATATATGAAGAGTTATCTTTTTTCATTGATTATCAGTTTCTGATATGTTTGTTAATATATTCTACTGATGTAGTCGACAAACAGATAACTGATAGTTTTGTGTTCATTCAAATAAATCTGCATTCAAATAAAAGTATGATTTATTGATAAAAGATACATGAAGGTAGATGCCTGATTTCTTTGACcgatttattttattgatattattaCTTTACATTGTTTTTCAATTCACAAATGTGGCGTGATCGTCAGTTTGCAAACGATTCTGTACAAACCGGTGCTCGAAACAGTTCatggatttttttgttgtttttaactTGCAGTGAGGTGATTTTTCTTTCTCCCTGTTGATGACCTCACTGTGACTATCAGACGAATAACAGCAGTTATAGCGCTGTTCTTttgcctttttgtttttgtacAGTGCATGTACTGATTTCGTGTCATGGATAACTactccatttcctttctcaactaCGCTTTCTTATTACgtacattatttttaaatacaggATATTTTGCTGAAGTAGCGTGTCGTTGGGATAAGCCTGACGTTGTTGCATATGCTGTTCAAGTTCATACACATCATGTTGGTAAGTGAAAGTCGCGTTTTGGATGATCTTACAATTCTGAAAGATATTATTTATTCAGTTTAATGTTATGATTATTAATAGTACCACTGGTGTCAACTGCAATTACGATCAttccaatatggcg
Above is a window of Mytilus galloprovincialis chromosome 7, xbMytGall1.hap1.1, whole genome shotgun sequence DNA encoding:
- the LOC143081652 gene encoding peptidyl-glycine alpha-amidating monooxygenase-like, translating into MIKLVVWLLVFPVTVTSVREIPYITAHHGENGQEIYKMKLSFPNIKVHKPDQYICYTRYLAELDEVYVLSTLIEINHEFVHHADLSFCEEPEDFASHRPWECSRSRKYCKGGAVGVYFFDAYYRSEVGKMIYPKDVSLKIGFSTIMRHINFEMHTKAAVTEVQYPLINVTLTFIKTPTKYNFQSHLLLTDGFIPANKEKGYFAEVACRWDKPDVVAYAVQVHTHHVGYMADAYRVRNGTWTLLASQLTQGKTKVLVPVPGGFIDVRQGDVLAAKCLYIPKDNKPVRFGESDGQEMCNVDIQLGYEFKHETSFKRSSACMTQHPKFSFCDHEVTSGICGDNRRVST